One region of Plasmodium vivax chromosome 7, whole genome shotgun sequence genomic DNA includes:
- a CDS encoding hypothetical protein (encoded by transcript PVX_005055A), producing the protein MAPGPAKAENEAPPSKDRDDILNQLPVNTIYNEFENVDNINNYSNFCKLTQTIKDKYTDFEKFEDLCKKFAYSLDRIFSNKYKGKNMEHCILLKYWIYDEIKKIFSAGDKLNVLFLTEELKKLQYNIQKEESVIFDCYDDYNDYMSNWEVERNLFEYFISFHKIKNKSNFSTEETDKYIKYVKYIKTIYDEKINKEHCCDLKYRHLYDHYFDCNPEYNPDNLLSKLNGESKKPNSEVQAREAKTKSLKQTGSGEDETEESDKYEIVIPNVPIGWNKRRYKQRTELYDVKCIMNYADRKNGYALVSCYNTGKKYPNAEYIFRPTKEEDAFFAKIKEEKKRGMGREATREGSQDSVPSKPGVTETSAEGRKNDGNSATPKPKIHVGIPEYLRGYSLLGEYIKERSNDTYGSYQPGREAAFTYSGSGRRFIPGVNETQVGWTYTKLENGKVKSVVEADVEKHVIPVNGGGQNEGTTSTITESPSTEWLDGSELTEVSMFKTPMFRGSTLAVLLVGIVFVFFIYYKVYDNYKMCVYIN; encoded by the exons ATGGCACCAGGGCCAGCAAAAGCCGAAAATGAAGCACCACCTTCCAAAGATCGG gATGATATACTAAATCAATTACCTGTAAATACGATATATAATGAATTCGAGAATGTCGATAACATAAATAACTATagtaatttttgcaaattaacACAAACCataaaagataaatataCGGATTTTGAGAAATTTGAggatttatgtaaaaaatttgcttatAGCTTAGATCgtatattttcaaataagtataaaggaaaaaatatggaaCACTGTATATTGCTGAAATACTGGATTTAtgacgaaataaaaaaaatttttagcGCTGGTGATAAGTTAAATGTGCTTTTCCTAACTGaagaacttaaaaaattgcaatataatattcaaaaggaagaatcAGTTATATTTGATTGTTACGATGattataatgattatatGAGTAATTGGGAAGTAGAgagaaatttatttgaatattttataagtttccataaaattaaaaataaaagtaatttttctaCTGAGGAAACAGacaaatatattaagtaTGTGAAATATATTAAGACAATATACGACGAGAAGATAAATAAAGAACATTGTTGTGATTTAAAGTATCGCCACCTTTATGATCATTATTTTGATTGTAATCCAGAGTATAATCCCGATAATCTCTTGTCAAAGCTTAATGGTGAAAGCAAAAAACCTAATAGTGAAGTACAAGCTCGAGAAGCTAAGACAAAATCTTTAAAACAAACTGGATCTGGTGAGGATGAAACCGAAGAATCAGATAAATACGAAATTGTTATCCCGAACGTACCAATAGGATGGAATAAACGAAGATACAAACAGAGAACGGAACTTTATGatgtaaaatgtattatgAATTATGCTGATAGGAAGAACGGATATGCATTAGTATCGTGTTATAAcactggaaaaaaatatccgaatgctgaatatatatttaggcCTACAAAAGAAGAGgatgcattttttgccaaaattaaggaagaaaaaaaaagaggtatGGGTAGGGAAGCAACAAGAGAGGGTTCTCAGGATTCTGTGCCTTCTAAACCAGGTGTTACGGAAACATCTGCTGAAGGTCGAAAGAATGATGGAAATTCCGCTACACCTAAACCTAAAATCCATGTTGGCATACCGGAATATTTACGAGGATACAGTTTACTAGGTGAATATATAAAGGAAAGAAGTAATGACACATATGGAAGTTACCAACCAGGTCGTGAAGCAGCATTTACATATTCAGGCTCAGGAAGGAGGTTTATTCCGGGAGTAAACGAAACACAAGTAGGTTGGACGTATACTAAActagaaaatggaaaagtaaAGTCTGTAGTTGAAGCAGACGTTGAAAAACATGTAATTCCTGTAAATGGAGGAGGCCAAAATGAAGGCACAACATCAACTATTACAGAATCTCCTTCTACAGAATGGCTCGATGGTTCAGAACTCACGGAGGTGAGTATGTTCAAAACACCTATGTTCCGCGGTTCTACCTTAGCAGTATTATTAGTAGGAATagtgttcgttttttttatttattacaagGTATAcgataattataaaatgtgtgtatacataaattag